One stretch of Malus domestica chromosome 14, GDT2T_hap1 DNA includes these proteins:
- the LOC139191452 gene encoding uncharacterized protein, translating to MTRSSNPVHEHILDFDDDFERELRRKRKNPEPSESSASSESVSEVEEEVEDMAADNRTIKELSASELKSSLLHHIPKYHGLSMEDPNKHLKEFEVVCLSMTPVNVDESILKMKAFPFSLLKKAKDWLYELAPGTVTSWESMKRALLEKFFPTSRVILLRKRISGIQQDEGESFPTYYERFKSLVASCPQHQMKVELLLQYFYEGLLPIERQMLDASAGGALVDKTPTAAKMLIANQPLNAQQYEGVGQRSMPRQHQVNEVSAITELQNQMANLTTLLSQVVESPKVKIVASCGVCSMQGHPTDKCPQLIENGEWATLNAVGYGNQYQSRGDPFSNTYNPGWLDHPNFKWRDPQQGQQQSGFRQQPPGFYQKPLAPPQAQAQPAQSNVGNSSDNDKIFQLLTTLTQEVQTQNKERQIQDKRVDNLEKQVGQIAEFMGQFREQGRLPSSTVVNPKGGFESAKAMHLRSGKQIGSDLKPSKSRSNKEDELRIEEEEQRPFTAKVEPTLPQVPSDPNSSNSSNKGKNVSSSVPTNDVPANVPFPSRFKQTKKEEAEKDILETFRKVQVNIPLLDAIKQVPRYAKFLKELCTNRRRISTKEVVKVGENVSAILQRKLPPKCKDPGSFTISCVIGNSRFESAMLDLGASINVMPYSIYASMNLGALKNDGVIIQLADRSNAYPKGVLEDVLVQVNHLIFPADFYVLEMDESDHAPSLPILLGRPFMKTARTKIDVYNGTLTMEFDGEVNNFNLSDSMKYPSENHSCFAIDVIDSLSQDHFDKLNDDALELVIAQGMDKQNIEATTMGTHGMHGHSFAVPPNDEVIEMVAALESLPSQSGKYSDLILSSVSANKMLPSIVQPPTLELKLLPSHLKYVFLGEDDTLPIIISSSLTAQEESKLVRVLKEYKTTIGWTLADIKGISPTACMHRILLEEGSKTSREAQRRLNPPMMEVVKKEVIKLLDCGVIYPISDSKWVSPVQCVPKKYGVTVVANAENELVPQRIQTGWRVCIDYRKLNTATRKDHFPLPFIDQMLERLTGYAFYCFLDGYSGYNQIVITPEYQEKTTFTCPFGTFAYRRMPFGLYNAPATFQRCMINIFSDYVEKIIEVFMDDFSVFGDSFDGCFHNLSLILKRCVETNLVLNWEKCHFMVKQGIVLDHIVSENGIEVDKSKIDLVRHLPSPTSVREVRSFLGHAGFYHRFIKDFSKVAQPLCRLLQKDVTFEFTKECTTSFNQLKELLTTAPIIVPPDWSLPFELMCDASDYALGAVLGQRKDKMPHVIYYASRTLNDAQLNYSTTEKELLAVVFALDKF from the coding sequence atgactcggagttctaatccggttcacgaacatattttagactttgacgacgattttgagcgtgagttgagacgaaagaggaagaacccggaacctagtgaatcaagtgcaagttccgagtccgtttctgaagttgaagaggaagtggaagacatggcagcggacaaccgaacgatcaaggagctttctgctTCGGAATTGAAatcaagcttgttacatcacattccgaagtaccatgggctgtccatggaagatccgaacaagcatttgaaggagtttgaagtcgttTGCTTAAGCATGACTCCAGTGAACGTGGATGAgagcatcttgaagatgaaggcctttcccttttctcttctaAAGAAGGCaaaagattggttgtacgaattggctcccggaactgtcacatcatgggagagcatgaaacgagctttattggagaagtttttcccaacttctcgagtcatcctcctacgaaaaaggataagtggaattcaacaagatgaaggtgagtcgtttcctacatattatgaacgttttaaatctcttgttgcttcatgtccacagcatcaaatgaaggtggaactacttctacaatacttctacgagggacttctaccaatcgaacgtcaaatgctagatgcctcagcgggaggagcattggtggataaGACCCCTACGGCTGCAAAGATGTTGATTGCGAATCAaccgttgaacgctcaacaatacgaaggtgttggacaaaggagcatgccacggcaacatcaagtcaatgaggtaagtgccataactgaacttcaaaatcaaatggctaaccttactacgttgctttctcaggtggtggaaaGTCCAAAAGTCAAAATCGTTGCTTcttgtggcgtatgttccatgcaaggacaccctacggacaagtgcccacaattgattgagaatggagaGTGGGCAacactcaatgccgtgggatatggcaaccaataccaatcaCGTGGTGATCCGTTTtctaatacttacaatcccggttggcttgatcatccgaatttcaaatggcgagacccccaacaaggccaacaacaaagcggatttaggcaacaacccccgggtttctatcaaaagccgttggcaccaccacaagcccaagcacaacctgcccaaagcaATGTAGGTAATTCAAGTGATAAtgataagatttttcaattacttactactttgacgcaggaagtccaaactcaaaacaaagagaggcaaatccaagacaagagggtggacaacttggagaagcaagtgggacaaattgccgagttcatggggcaatttcgtgagcaaggaaggttgcctagctcaacggtggtcaatccgaaaggtggattcgaatctgcaaaagctatgCATTTGCGAAGTGGAAAGCAAATTGGATCTGATCTCAAACCATCCAAGTCACGTTCCAACAAGGAGGACGAGTTgagaattgaagaggaggagcaaagGCCATTCACGGCCAAGGTGGAACCAACCTTGCCGCAAGTTCCAAGTGACCCCAATTCGTCCAATTCGTCCAATAAAGGTAAAAACGTGTCAAGTTCAGTTCCTACTAATGATGTTCCTGCGAAtgttccttttcctagtaggtttaagcaaacaaagaaagaagaagcggaaaaggacattttggagacgtttcggaaagttcaagtcaatatcccccttttggatgcaatcaagcaagtcccgaggtacgcCAAGTTCTTGAAGGAACTTTGCACCAATAGGAGGAGGATTTCGACCAAGGAGGTGGTCAAAGTAGGTGAAAACGTCTCAGCCATCTTACAACGCAAGCTGCCCCcgaaatgcaaagatccgggtagttttacaatttcgTGTGTTATTGGTAATTCtaggtttgaatctgccatgttagacctAGGTGCATCTatcaatgtcatgccatattcaatttatgcatctatgaacctaggagCGTTGAAAAACGATGGTGTGATCATACAAttagccgatagatctaatgcctatccaaagggagttttggaagatgtgttagtgcaggttaatcatttaatcttcccggcGGACTTTTACGTACTtgagatggatgaatcggaccatgccccttcattgcccatcctccttggaaggccattcatgaaaactgctcggacgaagattgacgttTATAATGGCACGttgacgatggaatttgatggggaagttaataattttaatctttctgattccatgaAGTACCCTAGTGAgaatcattcatgttttgctattgatgtaattgactctttgtcgcaggaccattttgacaaattgaacgacgatgcacttgaattggtcattgcgCAAGGCATGGACAAGCAAAACATTGAAGCCACAACcatgggaacccacggcatgcatggTCATTCTTTTGCCGTGCCCCCTAATGATGAGGTcattgagatggtggctgccctcgAGTCATTGCCATCACAATCGGGTAAGTATTCGGACCTTATTTTAAGTTCGGTTTCGGCTAATAAAATGCTTCCCTCaattgtgcagccacctacacttgaacttaagctGTTGCCTAGTCATTTGAAGTACGTTTTCTTGGGCGAGGATGACACGTTGCCCATCATTATTTCATcctcactcacggcacaagaagagAGCAAATTGGTGCGAGTGCTTAAGGAGTACAAAACGAcaattggatggacattggccgacatcaagggaattagccctactgcatgcatgcatcgcatacttctagaggaggggtcCAAAACATCCCGAGAGGCacaacgccgtctcaaccctccgatgatggaagttgtgaagaaggaggTAATCAAGCTTTTGGATTGTGGAgtaatctatccaatctcggatagtaagtgGGTCTCACCCGTTCAATGTGTTCCGAAGAAATATGGAGTGACTGTGGTTGCAAATGCAGAGAATGAACTTGTTCCTCAAcgcattcaaaccggttggagggtgtgcatcgattataggaagctaaacactgcaacaaggaaggatcacttcccattgccgttcatcgaccaaatgcttgagaggttaaccggttatgctttctattgttttcttgatggttattctggttataatcaaattgtcataacacccgaatatcaagaaaaaaccacttttacatgcccttttggtacttttgcatatcgtcgcatgccttttggtttatataatgcacctgctacatttcaaagatgcatgataaacatattttctgattatgttgagaaaatcattgaagtgtttatggatgattttagcgtgtttggtgattcttttgatggttgctttcataatcttagtttaatcttaaaacgttgcgttgaaactaaccttgttcttaattgggaaaaatgtcatttcatggttaaacaaggcatagttttagatCATATAGTCTCTGAAAacggtattgaggttgataagtcgaaaatagatcttgtacgtcacttaccctctccaacctcggttagagaggttcgttcttttcttggccatgcaggtttctatcataggtttatcaaggatttctcgaaggttgcacaacctctttgccgtctcctacaaaaagacgtgacgtttgaattcaccaaggagtgcacgacatcattcaaccaacttaaggagttgttgaccacggcacccatcattgttccaccggattggagtctacctttcgagctcatgtgtgatgcgtccgactatgctttaggagctgttttaggacaaagaaaggacaagatgccgcatgtcatctactacgcctcacggacgttgaatgatgcacaattgaactactccactacggaaaaagaacttcttgccgttgtctttgctttagataaattttga